TACTGCAATACTCTGAAATCAAAGGATTGGATAACAATCCTGCTCATGGGCAGGTACTGATCGATGGTTTTATAAACCAGGTCTGAAAATTCCTGTACCTCAGGGTGAGATTTGCCATCGCCATCACGGGTGCTTTTAATTTCTATGTTGTAGTCAACCTCGTATTGCGTGTAGCTTTTTATATGTTTTTCAACCTCTTTGATCACATCACTTAGCAGGGGCTTGCTTACATGAAGTTTTTGTTGTTGAGGAAATCGCGTGCTATTGAGATAGCCGCAGTCGAATGCCTTTACTTCCTCATAAGTCATATTATAGATGTTGTACTTCTTATCATCTTTAAACTCAGCATTATCCGGAGTCAGGCATATTTCCGGCGACATCCATGGCTCGTGTGAAACCACCACTTTTTTATCTTTAGTGATCACCACATCGAGTTCAAGGGTTGTTACGCCCTGATCGAGGGCATATTTAAAAGCCGGTATGGTATTTTCAGGCATCATGCCCCGCGCCCCGCGATGGCCCTGAATGTCTACTTTTTGAGCGTTTGAAATGAAAGGAGCCATAATAAGTACAGCAAAAATGATTCTGAACATATATTCGGTTAGGTTTTATTCCATTACTAATCTACGATTATATACGGTCAGAAAGGTTAAATTATTATTAAACTTAAGGTGCGAATATAACCCTGCGAAGCACTAACCTATTTTGTGGCATCCATGGCACATCGAAAGCCGAGATGAAAATTAGAGGTTTCCCCGGAGGTATATTGTCTTGCAGAGACCATGTAGCCATGGCAAACAAGAGAATCGCACATGAATGAGCCTCCTCTGATTGTTTTTAAATTATCTTTAACTTTAAAATATTGCCCATTGCCTTCATATAGCCGATAGGTGTCACTACACCATTCCCATACATTGCCGCCCATGTCAGAAAGGCCGCATGAGGTGATACCAAATTCACCAACGGGTGAGGTAAACCGGTAACCATCACTTTCAGTATTTCGATAGGGAAAAGTACCCTGCCACACATTGGCGAAGAATTTCCCTTCTCTATCAGCCAGTTCCGGACCCCAGCTATAGCGTTCTGGAGAATTTTTACCACCGCGTGCTGCATATTCCCATTCCACCTCAGTGGGTAAACGTTTGCCAGCCCAGGAGGCATAGGCCCTGGCGTCGTTCCAACTGACATGAGTTACCGGATGATTGTCACCGGCAGGTGAGGCATTTCTGCCTAATGGGTACCTCCAGTTCACACTATCGATCAACTCATATTGAAAGGTTCGAAAATTAAAGAGTGCAGAGTTTCCAAATTTTTCGGCATCGGTTTGGTAGCCTGTACTTTTTACAAAATCCCTGAATTGCTCCACGGTTACCGGGTGTTTGTCCATAAAAAATGGGGAAACACGGGTTTGGAACACCGGAGCTTCATTGGGCAAGCCTTCTTCCGAACCAATGGTGATCTTTCCTCCGCTAAAATAGACCATACCTTCGGGTGGTGTTGGTTCGGGAGAGCAACCCGTAAAAAGGAACAGGCTTAAAACTGCCGGTATGGCTATAGCTGACGAAAGTTTAATACACATCTTCACAATGACCAAACCAGACAAAAACTGAATATTTAGTAAGTCTTTTGATAACCGTGATCAAATCTGGCACCACGGTCCTCCTTTAGCGGTATCTGCATCCCTCCTGTTTCCTTTAGCCAGGTAAATAAATCATCCCTCAACTCTTTGGCTACAGCCTGATGCTCCTGACTCCGGATGAGATTGTTCATTTCCATGGGATCATTTTCAAGGTCATAGAGTTCGTTGATGTCCCAGATACCATAGTAGCGGATGTATTTATACTTATCTGTTCTTACAGCATGTACTGTAGGAGTTTGCGGAAACGGCCGCTCCCAGAAATATTCGTAGTATATCCTGTCTCTCCAGGCAGTGTTTTCTCCCTTTAACAAGGGCAGGAAGGATTGTCCGTCCATATTAACCGGCTTATCCAGGCCTGCAAGCGAAAGGATAGTTGGTGCTATATCAATGTTTTGAATCAATTGTCCAACACTGTCCTTTTAAGCACGTTGTTGCCACCGTAAACCAATAGCGGTACTCTCATTGATTCTTCGTATGCGTGCCTCTTGTCTATCAGACCATGTTCTCCAAATGAGAAGCCATTATCACCCATATAAAACACCAGGGTATTTTCAAGCAATCCGTTTTGCTCAAGGTACTCCAATACCTGGCCGATGCTCTCATCTACTGAAAGTAAGGTTTCAGTGTAGCGCTGATAAAACTCATCGAAGGTTACCGCTCCATGGAACATGTAGTCGACTCCATGCCAACTGTAGCGTTGCTTTTTTACCCATTCAGGAACATCCTCATAATTATAGCCTTTTGCTCCGGCATTTTCCGGAGACATGGTTGGCGGGTACTGCAACGGTTCTCCTTCGTATACATTTTTATGCCTCCTTGCAGGTGCAAACTCCGAATGAACGCCTTTATGTGAGAGATACATAAAGAATGGCTTGTCCTTTTGCCTGTTTTCCAGCCATTTGATGGCTTTGCCGGTAAGCAGGTCGGTTATATAAGTGCTGTCTTCGTACGCCTCTTCCTTACCATCCACGTTAAGTACGGGATTATAATAAACACCCTGTCCTTTGAAACTAACCCAGTGATCAAAGCCTCTTCGTGGGTTGGCGTGGTGTTCGCCCATGTGCCATTTTCCAAAAAAGGAAGTTTCATAGCCCACTTTTTGAAGATACTGAGGGAAGAATACGGAAGTGTCCGGTACAGCAGACTGGTTGTCAATAACCTGGTGCCGGTGTGATAACTGTCCGGTAAGGATAGAGGCGCGGCTCGGTGAGCATAGTGAGGTGGTAACAAAGGCATTTTGGATGTGTGTGCCCTGCCGGGCCATTTTATCCATATGGGGTGTTTTGAGAAAAGGAACCTTCCCGGTAAAGCCCATGAAATCGTAGCGATGGTCATCACTCAATATAAATACCACATTCATAGGTTTGGTTTCAGCGTCCTTACGCAGCTCCAAATCATTATCTGCGCTTTTTATCTGGTCATCTTCCGTAGGTTGTTGGCAAGAGCTTACTACAAATGCTGCAAGGAGTGATGGTATTAAAAACTTTGTAAGGTGTATCATAGGCATCAATAATCTGTTAACGGCCGTTCAGCAAAGGGGGCGGGGTTTATTGGATAGTCAAACCTAAACCCCTATGAATTTTCCGATTTCACCCCGCTGACCCTTTGCGAATGACCTATTTTCAACCGATCATATGTTTTACTTTAGACTAAACTTAATAGTATTTCCTTCTGCCGCGTTCGGCCCAACTGTTACCATAAAATCTCCAGGCTCAGCTTTGAAAGACATATCGCGTGTATAAAATTTCAAATCGCCAGGATTGATGGTAAATTGCACTAACTTACTTTCTCCGGGTTTCAGGGATATTTTTTTGAAGCCTTTCAACTCTTTAACCGGCCTGGTGACACTTCCTACCAGATCCTGGATATAAAGTTGTACTACCTCCTCTCCTGCGTATTCTCCGGTATTCTCCACGGTAACTTCTACCTCAAGGCTGTCATTTCCGGTAACTTCTGTTTTGCTTAGTTTCAGGCCATTGTAGGTAAAAGTGGTATAGCTTAAGCCGTAACCAAACGGGTACAATGGCTCATTGGGTACATCTATATATTTGCTGGTGTACTTATTTTCGGCTTGAAACGGACGTCCGGTATTCTTCATGTTGTAGAAAATCGGTATTTGCCCTACATTTCTCGGGAATGTCATAGTGAGTTTGCCTGACGGGTTGTATTTACCCGACAGTACCTCTGCAATGGCCTGACCCGCCATAGTACCCAGATGCCAGGTATTAACCACAGCAGGAATATTCTTATCAATCCACTCGATGGTTAATGGCCTGCCTGCCATCACCAGGGCTACTATTGGCTTACCTGTTTTATTCACGGCCTCTAAAAGCTCCTGCTGCACACCAGGCAGACCGATTTCAGACCGGCTGGCGGCTTCTCCACTCTGCTGGTAATTTTCTCCCAATGCCATGATCACCAGATCAGCTTTCCTGGCAACATCCACGGCTTCACTAAATCCTTTTCGATCGTCTCCTGAAAAGCCTGCACCTTGGGCGTAGGTGATTTTTGCATCAGGAAATTCATTTTTGAGGCCTTGTAATACGGTTACTACTTTGCCGGCATCACCAGAGGCATGCCAGGTACCTAACAGATCCTGTTGGTTATCCCCAAGGGGGCCGATTAACGCAATAGATTTCACTTCTTTGGAAACAGGCAATAGTTTTTTACCATTTACCGGATCATTTTTGAGTAGTACGATGGATTCTTTGGCAACGGCCAGCGAATGATCCATCAGCTCTTTGGAGAAAAGCACCTCTTTTTCACGGGCTTCGTCCAAGTAATGGTATGGATCTTCAAATAAGCCGAGCTTCCATTTCATTTCCAGTATTTTCCTAACGGCCTCATCAATTCTTTTTTCCTCTACCTTACCTTCTTCTACCAGTTTTTGCAGGTGATCATTGAAAACACTTCCCTGCATGTCCATGTCAACGCCTGCGTTTACAGCCAGCTCGGCAGCTTCTTTTTCGTTGGCTACCACACCATGAGGTACCATTTCATTGATGGATGTATAGTCAGTGACCACGAAACCATCAAAATCCCACTCATCGCGAAGTATCTCTGTGAGCAGATATTTATTCCCTGAAGCAGGAACGCCATCTACTTCATTAAAAGAAGTCATAACTGTAGCCGCACCTGCATCGATAGCCGCTTTGTATGGTGGCAGGTAAGTTTCCCTGAGTACCCTGTCTGACATATCAACGGTATGATAGTCGCGTCCGGCCTGGGCTGCTCCGTAGGCAGCGAAATGCTTGACGCAAGCCATCAGGGTGAAAGGGTCGCTCAGGTCATCTCCCTGGTACCCTTGTACCCTTGCTCTGGCAATCAGGCTGCCAAGGTATGGGTCTTCGCCCGAACCTTCGGCCACTCTGCCCCATCGCGGATCACGTGAAATGTCGACCATGGGATTAAATGTCCAGTTGAGCCCCGAAGCAGCAGCTTCTTTTGCTGACAGGCGAGCTGTTTCTTTGATAATTTCCATATTCCAGGTACAGGCCTCGGCCAGGGG
This region of Fulvivirga ulvae genomic DNA includes:
- a CDS encoding sulfatase/phosphatase domain-containing protein, which codes for MIQNIDIAPTILSLAGLDKPVNMDGQSFLPLLKGENTAWRDRIYYEYFWERPFPQTPTVHAVRTDKYKYIRYYGIWDINELYDLENDPMEMNNLIRSQEHQAVAKELRDDLFTWLKETGGMQIPLKEDRGARFDHGYQKTY
- a CDS encoding formylglycine-generating enzyme family protein, whose protein sequence is MSGLVIVKMCIKLSSAIAIPAVLSLFLFTGCSPEPTPPEGMVYFSGGKITIGSEEGLPNEAPVFQTRVSPFFMDKHPVTVEQFRDFVKSTGYQTDAEKFGNSALFNFRTFQYELIDSVNWRYPLGRNASPAGDNHPVTHVSWNDARAYASWAGKRLPTEVEWEYAARGGKNSPERYSWGPELADREGKFFANVWQGTFPYRNTESDGYRFTSPVGEFGITSCGLSDMGGNVWEWCSDTYRLYEGNGQYFKVKDNLKTIRGGSFMCDSLVCHGYMVSARQYTSGETSNFHLGFRCAMDATK
- the bglX gene encoding beta-glucosidase BglX; this encodes MIKRFLFAGIVCLSVAACTKEEKSKTSEADAFIDSLINEMTLEEKIGQMTLYTSGWDVTGPTLNENYKEELKAGRVGALFNAHTVAYNTDLQKIAVEETRLGIPLLFGYDVIHGHRTIFPIPLAEACTWNMEIIKETARLSAKEAAASGLNWTFNPMVDISRDPRWGRVAEGSGEDPYLGSLIARARVQGYQGDDLSDPFTLMACVKHFAAYGAAQAGRDYHTVDMSDRVLRETYLPPYKAAIDAGAATVMTSFNEVDGVPASGNKYLLTEILRDEWDFDGFVVTDYTSINEMVPHGVVANEKEAAELAVNAGVDMDMQGSVFNDHLQKLVEEGKVEEKRIDEAVRKILEMKWKLGLFEDPYHYLDEAREKEVLFSKELMDHSLAVAKESIVLLKNDPVNGKKLLPVSKEVKSIALIGPLGDNQQDLLGTWHASGDAGKVVTVLQGLKNEFPDAKITYAQGAGFSGDDRKGFSEAVDVARKADLVIMALGENYQQSGEAASRSEIGLPGVQQELLEAVNKTGKPIVALVMAGRPLTIEWIDKNIPAVVNTWHLGTMAGQAIAEVLSGKYNPSGKLTMTFPRNVGQIPIFYNMKNTGRPFQAENKYTSKYIDVPNEPLYPFGYGLSYTTFTYNGLKLSKTEVTGNDSLEVEVTVENTGEYAGEEVVQLYIQDLVGSVTRPVKELKGFKKISLKPGESKLVQFTINPGDLKFYTRDMSFKAEPGDFMVTVGPNAAEGNTIKFSLK
- a CDS encoding glycerophosphodiester phosphodiesterase, with the translated sequence MFRIIFAVLIMAPFISNAQKVDIQGHRGARGMMPENTIPAFKYALDQGVTTLELDVVITKDKKVVVSHEPWMSPEICLTPDNAEFKDDKKYNIYNMTYEEVKAFDCGYLNSTRFPQQQKLHVSKPLLSDVIKEVEKHIKSYTQYEVDYNIEIKSTRDGDGKSHPEVQEFSDLVYKTIDQYLPMSRIVIQSFDFRVLQYWHEKYPQVRLAALVENTRSIETNVANIGFKPHIYSPYYKLLTKNKVKELHDMGIKVIPWTVNEAKEMKQLIEWGVDGIITDYPNIANQLGLTRPN
- a CDS encoding sulfatase-like hydrolase/transferase, coding for MIHLTKFLIPSLLAAFVVSSCQQPTEDDQIKSADNDLELRKDAETKPMNVVFILSDDHRYDFMGFTGKVPFLKTPHMDKMARQGTHIQNAFVTTSLCSPSRASILTGQLSHRHQVIDNQSAVPDTSVFFPQYLQKVGYETSFFGKWHMGEHHANPRRGFDHWVSFKGQGVYYNPVLNVDGKEEAYEDSTYITDLLTGKAIKWLENRQKDKPFFMYLSHKGVHSEFAPARRHKNVYEGEPLQYPPTMSPENAGAKGYNYEDVPEWVKKQRYSWHGVDYMFHGAVTFDEFYQRYTETLLSVDESIGQVLEYLEQNGLLENTLVFYMGDNGFSFGEHGLIDKRHAYEESMRVPLLVYGGNNVLKRTVLDN